The Methyloferula stellata AR4 genome includes a window with the following:
- a CDS encoding Dps family protein translates to MATSTAVKLEKAGRPAAAPLDTPTDLPADGVAKICAQLNAIIADGFALYLKTKNFHWHVSGPHFRDYHLLLDEQSDQVFASIDPLAERVRKLGGETLRSISHISKIQTIKDNNEEFVSPLDMLRELMDDNKHIAAAMRKCHELTDDVGDAGTAGLLETTIDETERRTWFLFEASRAGDKSGH, encoded by the coding sequence ATGGCCACCAGCACAGCAGTAAAACTGGAAAAGGCAGGCCGTCCGGCCGCCGCTCCGCTCGACACCCCGACCGATCTGCCGGCCGATGGGGTCGCCAAGATCTGCGCACAGCTCAATGCCATCATCGCAGATGGATTTGCGCTCTATCTCAAGACCAAGAATTTCCATTGGCATGTGAGCGGCCCGCATTTTCGCGATTATCACCTGCTGCTCGACGAGCAGAGCGATCAGGTTTTCGCGTCCATCGATCCGCTGGCGGAGCGGGTGCGCAAGCTTGGCGGCGAAACGCTCCGCTCAATCTCGCATATCAGCAAGATTCAAACGATCAAGGACAACAACGAGGAATTCGTTTCGCCCCTCGATATGCTCCGCGAGCTCATGGATGATAACAAGCACATCGCCGCTGCGATGAGGAAGTGCCACGAGTTGACCGATGACGTCGGTGACGCCGGCACCGCGGGTCTGTTGGAGACGACGATCGACGAAACCGAGCGCAGGACTTGGTTCCTCTTTGAGGCCAGCCGTGCTGGCGACAAGTCGGGCCACTAA
- a CDS encoding enoyl-CoA hydratase has protein sequence MAYENIEVETHGRVGLIRLNRPQALNALSLPLIHDLNAALDAFESDPGIGALILTGSAKAFAAGADIKEMQSKTFIEAYLEDFIGQWERLSRARKPVIAAVAGFALGGGCELALMCDMIIAADTAKFGQPEIKLGIIPGSGGSQRLTRIIGKSKAMDLCLTGRMMDAAEAERAGLAARVVPAERLIDEALEAAAAIASMSLPATIMAKASVNRAYETTLAEGVRFERLSFYSLFGTEDQKEGMAAFLEKRAPIFKNR, from the coding sequence ATGGCCTATGAAAATATCGAAGTCGAGACGCATGGAAGGGTCGGTTTGATCCGTCTCAACCGGCCGCAGGCCTTGAATGCGCTGAGCCTGCCCTTGATCCATGACCTCAACGCGGCGCTCGACGCATTCGAGAGCGATCCGGGGATCGGCGCCCTTATTCTCACCGGGTCTGCTAAGGCCTTCGCCGCGGGAGCCGATATCAAAGAAATGCAGTCGAAGACATTCATCGAGGCCTATCTCGAAGATTTTATTGGTCAATGGGAACGGCTGTCGCGGGCCCGCAAACCGGTGATCGCGGCCGTCGCCGGATTTGCTTTGGGGGGCGGCTGCGAACTGGCCTTGATGTGCGACATGATCATCGCCGCCGACACGGCGAAATTCGGTCAGCCTGAGATCAAGCTCGGCATCATCCCCGGGTCCGGCGGTTCGCAACGGCTGACACGCATCATTGGCAAATCCAAAGCCATGGACCTCTGCCTGACCGGCCGGATGATGGACGCAGCGGAAGCCGAGCGGGCCGGACTTGCCGCCCGCGTCGTCCCGGCCGAACGGCTGATCGATGAGGCTTTGGAGGCGGCGGCGGCGATTGCGTCCATGTCCCTGCCTGCCACGATCATGGCGAAAGCCAGCGTTAACAGGGCCTATGAGACCACCCTGGCCGAGGGGGTGAGGTTCGAACGCCTTTCATTCTATTCCCTTTTTGGGACGGAAGATCAAAAGGAAGGCATGGCGGCGTTCCTCGAAAAACGCGCGCCAATATTCAAAAACCGTTGA
- the ruvB gene encoding Holliday junction branch migration DNA helicase RuvB: MPSPPPRLVTPEKREDDAELSLRPLSLDDFTGQAAARANLKVFIEAAKTRREPLDHVLFVGPPGLGKTTLAQIVARELGVNFRSTSGPVIAKAGDLAAQLTALEPRDVLFIDEIHRLNPAVEEILYPAMEDFQLDLMIGEGPGARSVKIDLAKFTLVGATTRAGLLTTPLRDRFGIPIQLDFYSVAELEVIVRRGARVLNIGMTDEGANEIAKRARGTPRIAGRLLRRVRDFAIVDGDAEITRKSADRALSLLEVDHMGFDKMDLRYLNLVALSFGGGPVGIETIAAALSEPRDAIEEIIEPFLMQRGFIQRTPRGRVLTLHAFKHLGLKEPVRDASQFGLFGEDAGD, from the coding sequence TTGCCGTCTCCGCCACCCCGCCTTGTGACCCCCGAAAAACGCGAAGACGACGCGGAGCTTTCGCTGCGTCCGCTCTCGCTCGATGATTTCACCGGGCAGGCGGCGGCGCGCGCCAATCTCAAGGTCTTCATCGAGGCCGCGAAAACCCGCCGCGAGCCCTTGGATCACGTACTCTTCGTCGGGCCGCCCGGTCTCGGCAAGACGACGCTGGCGCAGATCGTCGCGCGCGAGCTCGGCGTCAATTTCCGTTCGACCTCGGGCCCGGTCATCGCCAAGGCGGGCGATCTCGCGGCGCAATTGACTGCGCTTGAGCCGCGTGACGTGCTTTTCATCGACGAAATCCATAGGCTCAATCCGGCGGTTGAGGAAATCCTCTATCCGGCCATGGAGGATTTTCAGCTCGATCTCATGATCGGCGAAGGGCCGGGCGCCCGTTCGGTGAAGATCGATCTGGCCAAATTCACCCTGGTCGGAGCCACGACCCGCGCCGGCCTCTTGACGACACCTCTGCGCGACCGGTTCGGCATTCCGATCCAGCTCGATTTCTATAGCGTCGCGGAGCTTGAAGTGATCGTGCGGCGCGGCGCGCGCGTGCTCAACATCGGCATGACGGATGAAGGCGCGAACGAGATCGCCAAGCGCGCGCGGGGCACACCGCGTATCGCCGGGCGCCTGTTGCGCCGGGTGCGGGATTTTGCGATCGTCGATGGCGACGCCGAAATCACCCGCAAGAGCGCCGACCGCGCTTTGAGCCTGCTCGAAGTCGATCATATGGGCTTCGACAAGATGGACCTGCGCTATCTCAATCTCGTCGCTCTGTCATTTGGCGGCGGCCCGGTCGGGATCGAGACGATCGCCGCGGCCTTGTCCGAGCCGCGCGATGCGATCGAGGAAATCATCGAGCCGTTTCTCATGCAGCGCGGCTTCATCCAGCGCACGCCGCGCGGGCGTGTGCTGACGCTCCATGCGTTCAAGCATCTCGGCTTGAAAGAGCCGGTGCGCGATGCCTCGCAATTCGGCCTCTTCGGCGAGGATGCGGGAGATTAG
- the ruvA gene encoding Holliday junction branch migration protein RuvA: MIGKLTGLVDSVGEDFVILDVHGVGYVVQCSSRTLQHLPGAGEPVALSIETQVREDAIRLYGFASDIERDWFRLLQGVQGVGAKVALALLGIMSAAELGQAIALQDKTAVSRAPGVGPKLAARIVAELKDKAPAAAAFEPIALTAGVGTALPNGAEDAVSALVNLGYGRPQAVAAVAASVKALGAEAEVGALIRHGLKELAQ; this comes from the coding sequence ATGATCGGGAAACTCACGGGCCTTGTCGATTCCGTAGGCGAGGATTTCGTCATCCTCGACGTCCATGGCGTCGGCTATGTCGTGCAATGCTCGTCGCGGACCTTGCAGCACTTGCCCGGCGCTGGCGAACCCGTGGCGCTCTCGATCGAGACGCAGGTGCGCGAAGACGCGATCCGCCTTTACGGTTTTGCGAGCGACATCGAGCGCGATTGGTTCCGGCTCTTGCAGGGCGTGCAGGGTGTCGGCGCGAAAGTGGCTTTGGCGCTGCTTGGCATTATGAGCGCGGCGGAGCTCGGCCAGGCCATCGCCTTGCAGGATAAGACGGCGGTGTCGCGTGCGCCCGGCGTCGGACCGAAGCTCGCGGCGCGGATTGTTGCCGAATTGAAGGATAAGGCGCCCGCGGCGGCGGCCTTCGAGCCCATCGCTTTGACGGCAGGCGTAGGGACGGCGCTGCCCAATGGCGCCGAGGATGCGGTCTCGGCTCTGGTCAACCTCGGCTATGGACGGCCGCAGGCCGTGGCGGCGGTGGCGGCCTCGGTCAAGGCGCTGGGCGCGGAGGCCGAGGTCGGCGCATTGATCCGGCATGGGCTGAAGGAATTGGCGCAGTAA
- the rpsT gene encoding 30S ribosomal protein S20 produces the protein MANTPSAKKAVRKIARRTSINRSRRSQMRTYVRKVEEAIASGDQEAAAAALRAAEPLVMRAAQKGIVHKNTASRKVSRLSRRVSALAK, from the coding sequence ATGGCGAATACACCATCGGCCAAAAAGGCCGTTCGTAAAATTGCGCGGCGCACTTCCATCAATCGGTCGCGCCGCAGCCAAATGAGAACATACGTCCGCAAGGTCGAGGAAGCGATTGCTTCCGGTGACCAGGAAGCCGCCGCCGCCGCTTTGCGGGCAGCAGAGCCGCTTGTGATGCGCGCAGCGCAAAAGGGAATCGTCCATAAGAATACGGCGTCGCGAAAGGTCTCGCGCTTGTCGCGCCGTGTCAGTGCCTTGGCGAAATAA
- the epmA gene encoding EF-P lysine aminoacylase EpmA: MTAASSGLASSRSASPWWRPDIHADRRSFLLSRVKAMAAVRAFFAAEGFLEVDTAILQVSPGNEAHIAGFATEFCAPDGTKTPFYLQSSPEFACKKLLASGEPRIFSLGHCFRNLERGPLHHPEFTMLEWYRAYEPYETLGRDCGALLSAVARALGVKSLTFRGVSADPFLEPERVSVAAAFERYAGIDLLACLPGDGNGRERLAAAAGKAGVRVTEDDTWSDLFSKVLSQLVEPHLGHGRAVRLDQYPACEAALARLQPDDPRFAQRFELYACGVELANGFGELTDPVEQRRRFELEMAERQALYGTSYPIDEDFLSALAIMPQACGIALGFDRLVMLMTGAAHIEQVIWTPLAPTDGAP, encoded by the coding sequence ATGACCGCAGCCTCGTCCGGGTTAGCCTCGTCCAGGTCAGCTTCGCCCTGGTGGCGGCCGGATATCCATGCCGACCGGCGCAGCTTCCTTCTGAGCCGCGTCAAGGCCATGGCAGCCGTCCGGGCTTTCTTCGCAGCAGAGGGCTTCCTGGAGGTCGATACGGCCATTCTACAGGTCTCGCCCGGCAATGAGGCGCATATTGCCGGGTTTGCGACGGAGTTTTGTGCCCCGGATGGGACGAAAACACCATTCTACCTGCAATCTTCGCCGGAATTCGCCTGCAAGAAGCTGCTGGCTTCGGGCGAACCCCGGATTTTCAGCCTCGGCCATTGCTTCCGCAACCTTGAGCGCGGGCCGTTGCATCACCCCGAGTTTACCATGCTCGAATGGTACCGGGCCTATGAACCCTATGAGACTCTCGGCCGCGACTGCGGCGCGCTTCTCAGCGCCGTGGCCAGAGCTTTGGGCGTCAAAAGCTTGACCTTTCGCGGCGTTTCGGCCGACCCTTTTCTCGAGCCCGAGCGGGTGAGTGTCGCCGCCGCCTTCGAGCGCTATGCGGGGATCGATCTTCTCGCCTGCCTCCCTGGCGACGGGAACGGCCGCGAACGGCTCGCGGCGGCGGCGGGCAAGGCCGGCGTCCGCGTGACCGAAGACGACACATGGTCCGATCTCTTCAGCAAGGTTTTGAGCCAATTGGTCGAGCCGCATTTGGGCCATGGCCGCGCCGTGCGTCTCGACCAATATCCCGCTTGCGAGGCGGCACTGGCGCGGCTGCAGCCGGATGATCCGCGTTTCGCGCAGCGCTTCGAGCTCTATGCCTGCGGTGTCGAGCTCGCCAATGGATTTGGCGAATTGACCGATCCCGTCGAGCAAAGGCGGCGCTTCGAGCTTGAGATGGCGGAACGCCAGGCGCTTTACGGCACGTCCTATCCGATCGATGAGGATTTTCTTTCGGCGCTCGCCATCATGCCGCAAGCCTGCGGCATCGCGCTTGGCTTCGACAGATTGGTGATGCTAATGACGGGCGCGGCCCATATCGAGCAGGTGATCTGGACCCCGCTCGCACCGACGGATGGCGCGCCGTGA
- the efp gene encoding elongation factor P: MKVIASSIRKGNIIEREDGQLYVVLTAESFHPGKGTPTTQIDMRRLSDGVKTTDRYKTTEQVERAFVEDLNFSYLYQDADGYTFMNTDTYDQVIVPPDVIGDQAQWLQEGMACILSIFNGTAVGIQLPARVTLEITETEPAMKGQTASSSYKPAKLTNGARVMVPPHIAPGTRIVVLTEDGSYVERAKD, from the coding sequence GTGAAAGTCATCGCCAGTTCGATCCGCAAAGGCAATATTATCGAGCGGGAGGACGGACAGCTCTACGTCGTTTTGACGGCCGAGAGCTTCCACCCCGGCAAGGGCACGCCAACCACGCAAATCGACATGCGGCGGCTCTCGGACGGCGTGAAGACCACGGATCGCTACAAGACGACCGAACAGGTCGAACGCGCCTTCGTCGAAGATCTGAACTTCAGCTATCTCTACCAGGATGCCGACGGCTATACGTTCATGAACACCGACACCTATGATCAGGTGATCGTGCCGCCCGACGTCATCGGCGATCAGGCGCAATGGCTGCAGGAAGGCATGGCCTGCATCCTGTCGATCTTCAACGGTACGGCGGTGGGTATTCAATTGCCGGCCCGCGTCACGCTCGAAATCACCGAGACGGAGCCCGCGATGAAAGGCCAGACGGCCTCGTCATCCTATAAGCCGGCGAAGCTCACGAATGGCGCGCGCGTGATGGTGCCGCCGCATATCGCGCCCGGCACGCGCATCGTCGTCCTGACCGAAGACGGCTCCTATGTCGAGCGCGCGAAGGATTGA
- the dnaA gene encoding chromosomal replication initiator protein DnaA → MDDTPHEAWARICRRLRAELGEDVFTSWFGRLELDRLAEPIAYLSVPTKFLKSWIQSHYTDRLAAVVGTEFSGIKQIVVDVRSSSRPGGTRSVRASDYLRAVPLDGMQGSQEGAVSRPSDPRAEAYASDAHKQGTPHAHESKDVESLGGSPLDKRLNFNNFLVGRSNQLAHAAAQRVGTASAGEPLLYNPLYIHASVGLGKTHLLQAIAHAASDVKRRVIYLTAEKFMYGFVSALKAQTAIAFKEKLRAIDVLVIDDVQFLQGKSIQQEFCHTLNSLIDARRQIVIAADRPPSELESLDERVRSRLAGGLCVEMGPLDEALRIKILEARITAARQIHPNFTVPPAVVSYVASVIETNGRDLDGAINRLLAHTSLTGAVLTVETAETAIRDLVRTREPKRVKIEDIQKLVATHFNVSKADILSSRRTANVVRPRQIAMYLAKVLTLRSLPEIGRRFGGRDHTTVLHAVRKIEALSSSDGNLHEEIELLKRMLLD, encoded by the coding sequence ATGGATGATACGCCTCACGAGGCATGGGCACGTATTTGCCGCCGCTTGCGCGCGGAGCTTGGCGAAGATGTTTTCACCTCTTGGTTCGGGCGTCTGGAACTTGATCGGCTCGCCGAACCGATCGCTTATCTTTCGGTGCCCACGAAATTTCTGAAGAGCTGGATTCAATCTCACTATACCGACCGCCTCGCGGCGGTGGTCGGCACAGAATTCAGCGGGATCAAGCAAATCGTCGTCGACGTGCGCTCGTCCTCGCGTCCCGGCGGCACGCGCTCCGTCCGTGCATCCGATTATCTGCGCGCCGTGCCGCTCGACGGCATGCAGGGTTCGCAGGAAGGGGCGGTGTCCCGTCCGTCCGATCCGCGCGCCGAGGCTTACGCGTCCGACGCGCATAAGCAAGGCACGCCGCATGCGCACGAGTCCAAGGACGTCGAGAGTCTCGGCGGTTCGCCGCTCGATAAAAGACTGAACTTCAATAATTTCCTTGTCGGCCGCTCCAATCAATTGGCGCATGCCGCGGCGCAACGCGTCGGTACGGCCTCCGCTGGAGAGCCGCTGCTTTATAATCCGCTTTACATCCACGCCTCCGTCGGGCTCGGCAAAACCCATCTTCTGCAGGCGATCGCCCACGCGGCAAGCGACGTGAAGCGCCGCGTCATCTATCTGACGGCGGAGAAATTCATGTATGGCTTCGTCTCCGCTCTCAAGGCGCAGACGGCGATCGCCTTCAAGGAAAAGCTCCGCGCGATCGATGTGCTCGTCATCGACGATGTGCAATTCCTGCAGGGCAAATCGATCCAGCAGGAATTCTGCCACACGCTCAATTCGCTGATCGACGCGCGGCGCCAGATCGTCATCGCGGCGGACCGGCCGCCGTCCGAGCTCGAATCCCTGGATGAGCGGGTCCGCTCACGTCTGGCCGGCGGGCTCTGCGTCGAAATGGGTCCGCTCGACGAGGCTTTGCGCATCAAGATCCTCGAAGCCCGCATCACGGCGGCCCGGCAGATCCATCCGAACTTCACCGTGCCTCCGGCCGTCGTGTCCTATGTCGCAAGCGTGATCGAAACCAATGGCCGCGATCTTGATGGCGCGATCAACCGGCTTCTCGCGCATACGTCCTTGACGGGGGCGGTGCTCACGGTCGAGACGGCCGAGACGGCGATCCGCGATCTCGTACGCACGCGCGAACCCAAGCGCGTGAAGATAGAGGATATTCAAAAGCTCGTCGCGACCCATTTCAATGTGAGCAAGGCCGATATCCTATCGTCGCGCCGCACCGCCAATGTCGTGCGTCCGAGGCAGATCGCCATGTATCTCGCCAAGGTCCTGACCTTGCGGTCCTTGCCGGAAATTGGCCGGCGCTTCGGCGGGCGCGATCATACGACGGTGCTTCACGCCGTGCGCAAGATCGAGGCCCTGTCCAGCTCAGACGGCAATCTGCATGAGGAAATCGAGCTTTTGAAGCGGATGCTGTTGGATTGA
- a CDS encoding efflux RND transporter periplasmic adaptor subunit, which produces MDQRTCFVAFVGKIFLSAFLVLGASEAALAQAAAPPPPAVGVQRAEKKPITEKDEFNGRILAINRVDIVARVTAFVDSVEFKDGQEVKTGDILYRLERPPFEADLEAKKAVAEQYQAQLVNANAALDRAQTLLKGPAGLQSNYDSALATQKSYAAQLLGAQAAVKQSEINLGYTQIASPIDGKIGRTAITLGNVVSPSSGVLVTIVGQDPMYVLFPVSVRTLLALRNRYVPLGGFNAVVIRVTLPNGQIYDQTGKLTFVDNTVQTATDTVMMRATIANPPILDSANKQGQSVVRQLTDGEFVTVNLEGVQPVLVLSIPRSAVLTDQRGDYVYVVDADNKAQRRDIQLGQSTPADASIISGLTEGELVVVEGIQRVRAGELVSPGPPTPGPAASSTVPK; this is translated from the coding sequence ATGGATCAAAGGACCTGCTTCGTGGCCTTTGTCGGCAAAATCTTCCTTTCTGCTTTTCTGGTTTTGGGTGCGTCGGAGGCAGCCTTAGCGCAAGCCGCTGCCCCGCCGCCGCCGGCCGTCGGCGTGCAAAGGGCGGAGAAGAAGCCGATCACCGAAAAGGACGAGTTCAACGGCCGTATCCTGGCGATCAACCGGGTCGATATCGTCGCCCGTGTCACGGCCTTTGTGGACAGCGTCGAATTTAAGGACGGCCAAGAGGTCAAGACGGGCGACATTCTCTACCGTCTCGAACGGCCGCCTTTTGAGGCCGATCTCGAAGCCAAAAAGGCTGTCGCCGAGCAGTATCAGGCGCAATTGGTGAACGCGAATGCCGCGCTCGATCGCGCGCAGACCTTATTGAAGGGTCCCGCCGGTCTGCAGTCGAACTATGATTCCGCGCTCGCGACGCAAAAGAGCTATGCGGCGCAATTGCTCGGCGCGCAGGCGGCCGTAAAGCAATCCGAGATCAATCTCGGCTACACGCAGATCGCATCGCCCATAGACGGCAAGATCGGCCGCACGGCGATCACGCTCGGCAATGTCGTCTCGCCCAGCAGCGGCGTGCTCGTCACGATCGTCGGACAGGACCCGATGTATGTGCTGTTTCCGGTCTCGGTCCGTACCCTGCTCGCTTTGCGCAACCGTTATGTGCCGCTCGGCGGATTCAATGCGGTGGTAATCCGTGTCACCTTGCCGAACGGCCAGATCTACGATCAGACCGGAAAGCTGACCTTCGTCGACAACACGGTGCAGACGGCGACGGATACCGTCATGATGCGCGCGACCATCGCCAATCCGCCAATCCTGGATAGTGCAAACAAGCAGGGGCAAAGCGTCGTCCGCCAGCTTACGGACGGCGAGTTTGTTACGGTCAATCTCGAAGGTGTTCAGCCGGTCCTGGTGCTGTCCATTCCGCGCTCGGCGGTCCTCACCGATCAGCGCGGCGATTACGTCTATGTGGTCGATGCCGACAACAAGGCGCAGCGCCGCGATATCCAGCTTGGACAATCGACGCCCGCCGACGCCTCCATCATCTCCGGTCTGACGGAAGGCGAGTTGGTCGTCGTCGAAGGCATCCAGCGCGTTCGCGCGGGAGAGCTCGTCTCGCCGGGTCCGCCGACGCCTGGTCCGGCGGCCTCCTCTACCGTGCCAAAATAA
- a CDS encoding lysine-2,3-aminomutase-like protein codes for MTKAVSLHSVGDLIGAGLVDEASQAVIEAVGARYAIALTPTVADLIDRHDRHDPIARQFVPSAAELETQPDEKEDPIGDEAFSPVEGVVHRYQDRVLLKLLHVCPVYCRFCFRRASVGPQAETFLSATALDAAFAYIEAKPEIWEVILTGGDPLTLSVRRLEDVVRRLAAIDHVKILRIHTRIPCVDPARVTPELIDLLRGCGKTVYVVLHANHPRELTPEARAASAAFVDAGIPMLSQSVLLCGVNDDAMTLAALFRSFVECRIKPYYLHQLDLAPGTSHFRVPIEEGQALLRGLQGSVSGLCLPRYMLDIPGGYGKVPIELGHLAGDGHAGTFRVTDHRGAVHAYPPGGDATD; via the coding sequence GTGACGAAAGCCGTCTCGCTCCATAGTGTCGGGGACCTGATCGGCGCCGGTCTCGTCGACGAGGCGAGCCAGGCCGTGATCGAAGCCGTCGGCGCGCGTTATGCCATAGCGCTGACGCCAACCGTCGCCGATTTGATCGATCGGCACGACAGGCACGATCCGATCGCACGGCAATTCGTGCCGAGCGCCGCCGAGCTCGAAACGCAGCCGGACGAAAAAGAAGATCCAATCGGCGATGAGGCTTTTAGCCCCGTCGAAGGCGTCGTGCATCGCTATCAAGACCGCGTCTTGTTGAAGCTTCTGCATGTCTGCCCGGTCTATTGCCGCTTCTGTTTTCGCCGCGCCAGCGTCGGACCGCAGGCCGAAACATTCCTGTCGGCCACTGCGCTCGATGCGGCTTTCGCCTATATCGAGGCAAAGCCGGAGATCTGGGAAGTGATCCTGACCGGCGGCGACCCGCTCACTCTATCCGTGCGGCGGCTTGAAGATGTCGTGCGGCGGCTCGCGGCCATCGATCATGTGAAGATCCTGCGCATCCATACGCGCATTCCGTGCGTCGATCCGGCGCGGGTCACACCGGAGCTCATCGACCTGCTGCGAGGCTGCGGCAAAACGGTCTATGTCGTCCTGCATGCCAATCACCCGCGTGAGCTGACGCCCGAAGCGCGCGCGGCCTCGGCCGCCTTCGTCGATGCCGGTATTCCTATGCTCAGCCAGAGCGTGTTGCTGTGCGGCGTCAATGATGATGCCATGACTCTTGCCGCTCTGTTCCGCAGCTTTGTCGAATGCCGCATCAAACCCTATTACCTGCATCAGCTCGACCTCGCGCCGGGCACTTCGCATTTCCGGGTGCCGATCGAAGAGGGGCAGGCTTTGTTGCGCGGCTTGCAAGGCAGCGTCTCGGGCCTCTGCCTGCCCCGCTACATGCTCGATATTCCGGGCGGCTATGGAAAGGTCCCGATTGAACTCGGCCATTTGGCGGGAGACGGCCATGCCGGGACCTTTCGCGTCACGGATCATCGCGGCGCGGTTCATGCCTATCCGCCGGGCGGGGACGCAACGGACTAG
- the ruvC gene encoding crossover junction endodeoxyribonuclease RuvC, translated as MNSPIRILGIDPGLRHMGWGVVEVLGSRLSYVACGAIHSDDKADLGLRLRALHEGLAAIVAEYAPQEAAVEETFVNRDPRSALKLGQARGIAIVVPALAGLLVAEYAANLIKKTVVGSGHAEKAQIAMMVKVLLPKCEPGSVDAADALAVAITHAQHRGQTAAALLRAVR; from the coding sequence ATGAACTCTCCGATTCGCATCCTCGGCATTGATCCGGGCCTCCGCCATATGGGCTGGGGCGTCGTCGAGGTTTTGGGGTCGCGGCTTTCCTATGTCGCCTGCGGTGCGATCCATTCGGACGATAAGGCCGATCTTGGCCTGCGCCTGCGCGCGCTGCACGAGGGCCTCGCCGCGATCGTGGCCGAATATGCGCCTCAGGAAGCGGCTGTCGAAGAAACCTTCGTCAATCGCGATCCGCGCTCGGCTTTGAAGCTTGGACAGGCGAGGGGAATAGCTATCGTGGTGCCAGCCTTGGCCGGCCTGCTCGTCGCCGAATATGCCGCCAATCTCATCAAGAAGACGGTGGTTGGATCGGGCCATGCCGAAAAAGCGCAGATCGCCATGATGGTGAAAGTGCTTTTGCCGAAATGCGAGCCGGGCAGCGTCGATGCCGCCGATGCTTTGGCGGTCGCCATCACCCATGCGCAACATCGCGGCCAGACGGCCGCGGCCTTGCTGCGGGCTGTGCGATGA
- a CDS encoding MBL fold metallo-hydrolase, with the protein MPRNPYHAGPVSDHFDGTRFFVPGFASDKSSADLFRFLSERGARRRWPKRVANPPRTEPVAERIAGNALRVTFIGHATVLIQTQGLNLLVDPVFSKRASPVTFAGPLRVNAPGLSLEELPPLDAILVTHNHYDHLDLASLSHLAAHRACPVLTPLGNDKIMQNHNSAIAAQAFDWDACVSLSADVAVHFEPCYHWSARGVRDRRMALWAAFVIETSGGKIYHIGDTGYSKGEIFRAIRVKHGPVRLAILPIGAYEPRSFMRDNHIDPEEAVAIFQDCGAAYALAHHWGTFQLAYEAIDEPPKRLAIALERAGIPADHFQVKRPGEFFDVPLD; encoded by the coding sequence ATGCCGCGCAATCCCTATCATGCCGGGCCAGTCTCCGATCATTTCGACGGCACGCGTTTCTTCGTGCCGGGCTTTGCAAGCGACAAAAGCTCCGCCGATCTCTTTCGCTTTCTGTCGGAGCGCGGCGCACGCAGGCGCTGGCCGAAGCGTGTCGCCAATCCGCCGCGCACCGAACCTGTCGCGGAGCGGATCGCGGGCAACGCTCTCCGCGTCACCTTCATCGGCCATGCTACGGTTTTGATCCAGACGCAGGGGTTGAACCTGCTGGTCGATCCGGTCTTCTCGAAACGCGCGAGCCCCGTCACCTTCGCCGGACCCTTGCGCGTCAATGCCCCCGGTCTTTCGCTCGAAGAGCTTCCGCCCCTCGATGCGATCCTCGTCACCCATAACCATTACGATCACCTCGACCTGGCGAGCCTTTCGCATCTCGCTGCGCATCGCGCCTGCCCAGTGCTGACGCCGCTGGGCAATGACAAGATCATGCAAAACCACAATAGCGCGATTGCCGCGCAGGCCTTCGACTGGGACGCATGCGTAAGCCTGTCAGCCGATGTCGCAGTGCATTTCGAGCCTTGCTATCATTGGTCGGCACGAGGCGTACGCGACCGCCGCATGGCGCTCTGGGCGGCTTTCGTCATCGAGACATCCGGCGGCAAGATCTATCACATCGGCGACACGGGCTATTCCAAGGGCGAGATTTTTCGCGCCATACGGGTGAAACACGGGCCTGTCCGCCTCGCCATATTGCCGATCGGCGCCTATGAGCCGCGTTCGTTCATGCGCGATAACCATATCGATCCGGAAGAGGCCGTCGCGATTTTTCAAGATTGCGGTGCCGCTTACGCGCTGGCGCATCATTGGGGCACGTTCCAATTGGCCTATGAGGCCATAGACGAGCCGCCGAAACGCCTCGCCATAGCCTTGGAGCGCGCCGGCATTCCAGCCGATCACTTTCAAGTGAAACGGCCCGGCGAATTTTTCGACGTACCGCTGGATTAG